DNA from Marinilabiliales bacterium:
GTTGTTGCCGGAACACGTACTCCGCGCCAGATAACACTAGAGGGTTCGAAGCGCTGGGCAAAACTGGCCAAAGTTTCAGAGGAGGAGAGGAAAGAGACATATCCGTCGCTTGAAGAGTTGATGCCCGAAATCTTTGAAGAGCTGATGGAGTACCAGCAGAAGCTGGAAGACCATTACAAAGATATGCAGGACCTTGAGTTCACTATACAGGAAGGTAAGCTTTGGATGCTGCAGACACGAAACGGTAAGCGTACCGGATTTGCCATGGTTCAGATTGCCATAGATATGCTGAAAGACGGGCAGATTGATGAGAAAACTGCTCTTCTGCGCTGTGAGCCCAACAAGCTGAATGAGCTTCTTCACCCTGTATTTGACAAGAATGCCATTTCCGGAGCAAATGTTCTGGCCAAGGGTTTACCTGCTTCACCAGGTGCTGCAACTGGCCAGGTAGTGTTTTTTGCCGACGATGCCGAAACGTGGAGTCAGGAAGGCAAAGACGTTCTTTTGGTACGTGTTGAGACTTCACCCGAAGACCTTAAGGGTATGAACCTTGCAAGGGGTATCCTTACTGCACGTGGCGGCATGACTTCACACGCTGCAGTTGTTGCCCGGGGTATGGGAAAATGCTGTGTTGCAGGTGCAGGTGCTATCAAGATCAGCTACAAGGACCGTACCATGACTATTGATGGAAAGGTTTACAAGGAAGGCGACTGGATTTCACTGAACGGTACAACAGGAGAGGTATATGAAGGTAAAATAGCCACTATTGATCCTGAAGTGAGTGGTTATTTCGGACAACTTATGGACCTTGCAGAGAAGCATACAAGAATGAGTGTTCGTACTAACGCCGATACACCCAAAGATTCAACCGTTGCAAGGAATTTCGGCGCAAAGGGTATCGGACTTTGCCGTACAGAGCATATGTTCTTTGAAGGCGAACGCATATGGCCAATGCGTGAAATGATACTTGCAAAGGATGAAGCGGGTCGCCGCAAGGCACTTGAGAAACTGCTTCCTATTCAGCGTGAGGATTTTGAAGGTGTATTTGAGGCAATGCAGGATCTTCCGGTTACCATACGTTTGCTTGATCCTCCTTTGCACGAGTTTGTTCCCCATGAAGAGAAGAATCAAAAAGAGATGGCTGACAAGCTCGGTATCACACCTGAAGAGGTAAAATCCGCCGTTGACTCGCTTCATGAGTTCAACCCGATGCTCGGACACCGTGGCTGCCGTCTTGGAATAACCTATCCTGAGATAACCGAGATGCAGGCAAGGGCCATTATCGAAGCTGCACTGAACCTGAAGAAAAAGGGAATTAAAACACTGCCCGAGATCATGATACCCCTTATAGGTACCCAGCAGGAACTAAAACTGCAGGAACAACTGGTTCGTGATACAGCAGAGAAAGTATTCGAAGAGTATGGCGACAAGGTTGAATACCTGGTAGGAACAATGATGGAGATACCAAGGGCCTGCCTTACAGCTGATAAGGTTGCAGAATCGGCCGATTTCTTCTCATTCGGCACCAATGACCTTACCCAGATGGCATTTGGCTATTCACGTGATGATGCAGGGAAATTTCTTGAAGTTTACGTGAAAAATGGCATCCTGAAACACGATCCTTTCGAGATACTTGACCAGGAAGGTGTGGGCCAGCTCGTTGAGATGGGTGTTCAGAGGGGACGTTCAACCAAGAAAGATCTTAAGATCGGTATATGCGGTGAGCATGGTGGTGAGCCCAATTCAGTTGAATTCTGCCACAAGGTTGGTATGGACTACGTCAGCTGTTCGCCTTTCCGCGTGCCTATTGCACGTCTTGCCGCTGCACAGGCTGCCATCAAGGATAAAAAATAGTATCACACTACCTGAATTATTAAGGGAGGCTGCCGGTTGTGCAGCCTCTTTTTTGTATATGTGCCTGGTTGTTTTTGATATTTATACCTGCTGTGATACATGGATTTTTTGATTTTGTGATCTCCCTGCGCGTGTGTTGGGCAACATTTTTTTTTATGTCGCATATGATTACTTTAGCATTTTTTCATCTATCGGAGGGATTAGATATGGCTGAAAGTATGCGTTATAATTTGCCGGACCTTACAAGATATGGTATAAGTGATGTAAAGGAGATATACCATAACCCATCATGGGATGAACTTTTCGAACACGAGACGGAACCTTCCCTGACGGGATACGAAAGAGGTTTTGTGACCAATACCGGTTCTGTGGCTGTAGATACCGGCGAGTTTACCGGCCGGTCTCCAAAAGACAAGTATATTGTAAAGGAGCCATCATCTGAAAAGAATGTATGGTGGACAGGGGAACGTAACAAAAATGACAACAAACCGATAACACCTGATATATGGGAGAGTGTTAAGGAGACTGCAACTAAACAGCTTTCAGGAAAAAAGCTATATGTGATGGACTGCTTTTGCGGTGCTAATAAAGACTCGAGGCTGAAAGTCAGGTTTATAATGGAAGTGGCATGGCAGGCACACTTTGTAAAGAATATGTTCATCAGGCCAACTGATGAGGAGCTGGCTGAGTTTGAGCCCGATTTTGTGACTTTCAATGCCTCAAAGGCTGTTAATCCTTATTGGAAGGAGCAGGGCCTTAATTCTGAAGTGATAGCAGCATTTCATCTGGGTGAGAGGATGTCGGTAATACTGGGAACATGGTATGGAGGGGAGATGAAGAAGGGTATTTTCAGTGTAATGAACTATTATCTTCCTCTCAGGAATATAGCATCAATGCACTGCAGCGCAAATGTCGGCAAGGAAGGCGATACTGCTTTGTTTTTCGGATTGTCGGGAACCGGTAAAACGACTTTGTCGGCCGACCCGAAAAGGGAGCTTGTGGGTGATGATGAGCACGGCTGGGATGATAACGGTATTTTTAATTTTGAAGGAGGGTGTTATGCCAAAACGATAAAGCTGAGCAGGGAAAAGGAGCCAGATATATTTGATGCCATAAAAAGGGATGCCCTGCTGGAAAACGTTGTTTTTGACGGGCAGACAGGAGAGATTGACTACAGCGATGCATCCAAAACTGAAAATACCAGGGTTTCATATCCCATATTCCATATTGAAAATATAGTTAAGCCGGTATCCAGGGCTGGCCATGCAAGAAAAGTAATATTCCTAACTGCCGATGCCTTTGGAGTGTTGCCCCCTGTAGCAAAGCTGACACCGGAACAAACCCAGTACCACTTCCTGAGCGGGTTTACTGCCAAGCTTGCCGGTACTGAACGGGGTGTTTCAACTCCTCAGCCAACCTTCTCTGCATGTTTCGGGGCTGCCTTCCTTCTGCTGCATCCAACTAAGTATGCTTTCGAGCTTGTACGCAAGATGGATCAGCACGGAACTACCGCATACCTGGTTAATACGGGTTGGATAGGCGGTCCCTACGGAACCGGAAAGAGAATTGACCTTCCGGCTACCAGGGCAATAATTGATGCTATCCTTGATGGATCAATTGATGAGGCCGAATTTGAGGAGACAATCGTTTTCAAGCTGGCTATACCCAAAAGAGTGCCGGGACTGGACAGCAGATTTCTCAATCCGAGGAATGCATGGCCCGATCCTGCTGAATGGGACAAAGCATCCAGGTCGCTGGCTGAGAAATTTGTCGAAAACTTTAAAAAATATACAGACACACCGCTGGGCAAAAGTCTTGAGGGTGTCGGTCCACGATTACTTTAACTTTGCCTCTTCCCATATAACATTCATCTCATCCAGGGTCATTTCTTTGAGGGATTTCCCTTTGGCCATGGTTTGGCTTTCCAGATAGTTGAAGCGACGGGTGAATTTCTGGTTGGTCTTTTCGAGGGCGGTCTCCGGATCAATGCCATAAAGTCGGGCTGCATTCACCAGGGAAAAGAAAAGGTCGCCGAACTCAGCCTCTGTCTTATTTTTGTCGGCCCGGTTGATTTCCTCCCTGAGTTCACCCAGTTCCTCCATAACCTTATCCCATATCTGGTGTTTCTCCTCCCAGTCAAATCCGACGCCTTTTACCTTATCCTGTATCCTGTTTGCCTTTATCAGCGCAGGCAGTGTTGCGGGAACCCCTGATAGGACAGTTTTGTTGGATTCCCTGATCTTAAGGTGCTCCCAATTCTCTTTAACCTCATTCTCGTCTGCCACTTCGGTGTCGCCAAAAACGTGCGGGTGCCTGTAAATAAGCTTGTCATTGATACTTTTGAGCACATCGTCAATATCAAATGCCTTCA
Protein-coding regions in this window:
- a CDS encoding pyruvate, phosphate dikinase → MTKTKRVYTFGDKKAEGNASMKNLLGGKGANLAEMNLIGVPVPPGFTITTDACTEYNEVGREKIVELLKEEVEAAVKYVEDIMGAKFGDLENPCLLSVRSGARASMPGMMDTVLNLGLNDDAVKGLIKKTNNPRFVWDSYRRFIQMYGDVVMEMKYTHEGDEDPFEEIIDEIKEAKGIEHDADLTTEDFQELVKRFKVLVRESTGRDFPTDPWEQLWGGIIAVFESWNNPRAEYYRMMHDIPAEWGTAVNVQAMVYGNMGQTSGTGVAFTRDAATGEDIFNGEYLIDAQGEDVVAGTRTPRQITLEGSKRWAKLAKVSEEERKETYPSLEELMPEIFEELMEYQQKLEDHYKDMQDLEFTIQEGKLWMLQTRNGKRTGFAMVQIAIDMLKDGQIDEKTALLRCEPNKLNELLHPVFDKNAISGANVLAKGLPASPGAATGQVVFFADDAETWSQEGKDVLLVRVETSPEDLKGMNLARGILTARGGMTSHAAVVARGMGKCCVAGAGAIKISYKDRTMTIDGKVYKEGDWISLNGTTGEVYEGKIATIDPEVSGYFGQLMDLAEKHTRMSVRTNADTPKDSTVARNFGAKGIGLCRTEHMFFEGERIWPMREMILAKDEAGRRKALEKLLPIQREDFEGVFEAMQDLPVTIRLLDPPLHEFVPHEEKNQKEMADKLGITPEEVKSAVDSLHEFNPMLGHRGCRLGITYPEITEMQARAIIEAALNLKKKGIKTLPEIMIPLIGTQQELKLQEQLVRDTAEKVFEEYGDKVEYLVGTMMEIPRACLTADKVAESADFFSFGTNDLTQMAFGYSRDDAGKFLEVYVKNGILKHDPFEILDQEGVGQLVEMGVQRGRSTKKDLKIGICGEHGGEPNSVEFCHKVGMDYVSCSPFRVPIARLAAAQAAIKDKK
- the pckA gene encoding phosphoenolpyruvate carboxykinase (ATP) — protein: MRYNLPDLTRYGISDVKEIYHNPSWDELFEHETEPSLTGYERGFVTNTGSVAVDTGEFTGRSPKDKYIVKEPSSEKNVWWTGERNKNDNKPITPDIWESVKETATKQLSGKKLYVMDCFCGANKDSRLKVRFIMEVAWQAHFVKNMFIRPTDEELAEFEPDFVTFNASKAVNPYWKEQGLNSEVIAAFHLGERMSVILGTWYGGEMKKGIFSVMNYYLPLRNIASMHCSANVGKEGDTALFFGLSGTGKTTLSADPKRELVGDDEHGWDDNGIFNFEGGCYAKTIKLSREKEPDIFDAIKRDALLENVVFDGQTGEIDYSDASKTENTRVSYPIFHIENIVKPVSRAGHARKVIFLTADAFGVLPPVAKLTPEQTQYHFLSGFTAKLAGTERGVSTPQPTFSACFGAAFLLLHPTKYAFELVRKMDQHGTTAYLVNTGWIGGPYGTGKRIDLPATRAIIDAILDGSIDEAEFEETIVFKLAIPKRVPGLDSRFLNPRNAWPDPAEWDKASRSLAEKFVENFKKYTDTPLGKSLEGVGPRLL
- a CDS encoding nucleoside triphosphate pyrophosphohydrolase, which produces MENPNHNNMDERLKEFERLLDIMDELREKCPWDRVQTLESLRNLTIEEAYELSEAISRNDLEDVKKELGDLLLHIVFYSKIGSELKAFDIDDVLKSINDKLIYRHPHVFGDTEVADENEVKENWEHLKIRESNKTVLSGVPATLPALIKANRIQDKVKGVGFDWEEKHQIWDKVMEELGELREEINRADKNKTEAEFGDLFFSLVNAARLYGIDPETALEKTNQKFTRRFNYLESQTMAKGKSLKEMTLDEMNVIWEEAKLK